Proteins from one Acidobacteriota bacterium genomic window:
- a CDS encoding PD40 domain-containing protein, giving the protein MKFLCRNSFLLAICLATNFLPGCGAKPTPKPAASSPAPTPTPQPKPYIAYLKAGDLWLIRSDGTDERMLAIAGEGQTIQDFVWSLDSARVYYLVGSKFFDAELATGKISNAGELTAPAKVVVDRMEMGTDGQTFAIVGSDANALPKLYAITIGQREARELAIDDFNALIPSRSPVIRAMGETSVSPDGKWILFKTVVGGGEELFVANVETGARTQITNLYQLGGFDQSVELEAGRRLIEASWSPDGRYVIFNPLQYCSDIGLCSGRLYLVEAFGGPQLQLSVDMMVNIPNEWSASGNLLVYDDGSNVVVADSQGFPKALTEGHHPKWQPGK; this is encoded by the coding sequence ATGAAGTTTCTCTGTCGCAATTCTTTCCTTTTGGCCATCTGCCTCGCTACTAATTTCCTTCCAGGCTGTGGCGCAAAGCCCACACCAAAACCCGCTGCTTCTTCGCCAGCACCCACGCCAACTCCGCAACCGAAACCATATATCGCGTATCTTAAAGCGGGCGATTTGTGGCTGATTCGCAGCGACGGCACTGATGAACGGATGCTTGCAATTGCCGGCGAAGGCCAAACCATACAGGATTTTGTCTGGTCGTTGGATAGCGCGCGCGTGTATTACCTCGTCGGATCGAAGTTTTTCGATGCCGAACTTGCCACGGGAAAAATTTCCAACGCGGGTGAATTAACGGCTCCGGCAAAGGTTGTCGTTGATCGAATGGAAATGGGGACGGATGGTCAAACGTTTGCCATTGTGGGTTCTGACGCCAATGCGCTCCCGAAACTGTATGCGATAACCATTGGCCAGCGCGAAGCCCGCGAACTGGCGATTGATGATTTTAATGCATTGATTCCGTCGCGTTCTCCAGTAATTCGGGCAATGGGCGAAACGTCGGTTTCTCCCGATGGCAAATGGATTCTGTTCAAAACCGTAGTCGGTGGTGGCGAAGAGTTATTTGTTGCGAATGTTGAAACCGGAGCGCGAACGCAAATTACAAATCTATACCAGCTTGGCGGGTTTGATCAGTCAGTGGAACTGGAGGCCGGGCGGCGTTTGATCGAAGCGAGTTGGTCACCGGATGGCCGCTACGTCATTTTCAACCCGCTACAATACTGTTCTGACATAGGCTTGTGTTCAGGGCGCCTGTATTTAGTGGAAGCATTTGGCGGTCCTCAGCTTCAACTTTCCGTAGATATGATGGTCAACATTCCAAACGAATGGTCGGCCAGCGGGAACTTGCTGGTTTACGATGACGGCAGCAATGTTGTGGTGGCGGATTCGCAGGGGTTTCCAAAGGCGCTGACCGAAGGCCATCACCCGAAATGGCAGCCCGGCAAGTAA
- a CDS encoding rhodanese-like domain-containing protein — MKILSLLGRGLLVLACACLSLACSRLAASATHNTTTAVSTPNPAVPPPVQSQNPEDKMPRIRPEEAKKLVDEGKAIIVDVRGTEAYKISHVKGALDYPLTKIEASDFSGLPKNKRIIAYCT; from the coding sequence ATGAAAATACTTTCTTTGTTAGGCCGTGGATTGCTGGTTTTGGCCTGCGCTTGTTTGTCGCTCGCTTGCTCAAGATTGGCTGCCTCTGCGACACACAATACAACGACTGCTGTTTCCACTCCCAACCCGGCAGTTCCTCCTCCGGTCCAGTCTCAAAATCCCGAAGACAAAATGCCGCGCATTCGCCCCGAAGAAGCCAAGAAGTTGGTAGATGAAGGCAAAGCCATCATTGTTGACGTGCGCGGAACAGAAGCCTACAAGATTTCCCACGTTAAAGGCGCGCTTGATTATCCATTGACCAAAATCGAGGCAAGTGATTTCAGCGGGCTTCCAAAAAACAAACGCATCATTGCGTATTGTACCTGA